In one window of Armatimonadota bacterium DNA:
- a CDS encoding metallophosphoesterase family protein gives MTRSITRQSGITAAITVFLVLGILTPVWTQGQSTIAIGPYVQNVGTDNATICWATVSGEVTVNPPAGHDSIVREYQTHSVKLRDLEPGTTYTYNLQGDAGDTSRCTFTTVPEGEHPFSFAVVSDTQNRGNPAHRPIVERIMAGNPDMVFNAGDLVSDGRDIGDWEEFFRVNHDLMCSVPYYPALGNHDRASDLYFQFFVLPGNERYYSFDRGAAHFVVFDSPGLYLPEDNQSRTAEDERRHEERDERYWQRQMQWLRDDLAKHQDAKYIFVFFHFPPYSVKASRVEGSKELRTRFGSVFQDHKVTAVFSGHDHHYHHAVAGGVHFLEGGVAGGGARPIDAPPLPETVKAESVVCFMRVDVGAEQADVRIIDVAGNTVDEFELSARPQPATAAN, from the coding sequence ATGACTCGGAGCATCACCCGCCAGAGCGGGATCACCGCCGCGATCACGGTGTTTCTAGTCCTGGGGATTCTCACCCCCGTATGGACGCAGGGGCAGTCAACGATCGCCATTGGCCCGTACGTGCAGAACGTGGGCACCGACAACGCTACGATTTGCTGGGCGACAGTGAGCGGAGAGGTCACGGTCAATCCCCCGGCGGGCCATGACTCGATTGTCCGTGAGTACCAAACACACTCAGTGAAGCTGCGCGATCTGGAGCCGGGCACGACCTACACCTATAATCTGCAAGGAGACGCCGGCGACACCAGCCGCTGCACGTTCACCACCGTTCCCGAAGGCGAGCATCCGTTCAGCTTCGCCGTCGTGAGCGACACCCAGAACCGGGGCAACCCGGCGCACCGCCCCATCGTCGAGCGCATCATGGCCGGCAATCCCGACATGGTGTTTAATGCCGGCGATCTGGTTTCGGACGGCCGCGACATCGGCGACTGGGAGGAGTTCTTCCGCGTCAACCACGACCTCATGTGCAGCGTCCCGTACTATCCCGCGCTGGGCAACCACGACCGTGCCTCGGACCTGTATTTCCAGTTCTTCGTGCTGCCTGGGAATGAGCGGTACTACTCCTTCGACCGCGGCGCGGCGCATTTCGTCGTGTTTGACAGCCCCGGTCTGTACCTGCCGGAAGACAACCAGTCGCGTACGGCGGAAGATGAGAGACGCCATGAAGAGCGCGACGAGCGGTACTGGCAGCGGCAGATGCAGTGGCTCAGGGATGACTTGGCCAAGCACCAGGATGCGAAGTACATCTTCGTGTTCTTCCATTTCCCGCCGTACAGCGTCAAGGCGTCGCGGGTGGAGGGCAGCAAAGAGCTGCGCACCCGATTCGGCAGTGTCTTTCAGGACCACAAGGTCACTGCGGTCTTTAGCGGGCACGATCATCACTACCATCACGCGGTCGCGGGCGGGGTTCACTTCCTGGAGGGCGGGGTCGCCGGCGGCGGAGCGCGACCGATTGACGCGCCCCCTCTGCCGGAGACGGTCAAAGCCGAGAGCGTCGTGTGTTTCATGCGCGTTGATGTCGGCGCGGAGCAGGCAGACGTCCGCATCATTGATGTCGCGGGCAATACAGTGGACGAGTTCGAGTTATCCGCGCGGCCACAGCCAGCGACTGCGGCGAACTAA
- a CDS encoding DUF4375 domain-containing protein, giving the protein MHELPWLDGYSEQSTDDLIALEGKYRIDSLVAAFEEALGRKAARVGTENLTDEESIILAVEALEREVNNGGYGQFFANTSNEFAPIIVDALTRIGCPKVAALTQDAINTLGIQGPVAGDAIDRAMAQASEERDDELAECDDRYFESAGDLSIPLFEFIRNNRDAIRLT; this is encoded by the coding sequence ATGCACGAGTTACCGTGGCTGGACGGATACTCAGAGCAGTCGACAGATGATCTCATCGCACTTGAGGGAAAGTATCGGATCGACTCACTCGTCGCCGCATTTGAGGAGGCCCTCGGTCGGAAAGCTGCGCGTGTCGGAACAGAGAACCTGACGGACGAGGAATCCATTATCCTCGCCGTTGAGGCGCTCGAGAGGGAGGTAAACAACGGGGGATACGGTCAGTTCTTCGCCAACACGTCCAACGAGTTCGCCCCGATAATCGTCGACGCCCTCACTCGCATTGGCTGCCCTAAAGTCGCTGCGCTCACTCAAGACGCGATTAACACCCTCGGCATTCAAGGGCCTGTTGCGGGCGATGCCATCGACCGCGCGATGGCCCAGGCAAGTGAGGAACGCGACGACGAGCTGGCGGAGTGCGATGATCGCTATTTCGAGAGCGCGGGGGATCTCTCGATTCCGCTGTTCGAGTTCATCAGGAATAACAGAGACGCGATTCGCCTGACATGA
- a CDS encoding exo-alpha-sialidase — translation MTPLVHSALFTSGEGGYHTYRIPAIIATSRGTILAFCEGRRHGPSDSGDIDLLLKRSTDGGRTWSEQRVVWDDGPNTCGNPCPVLDRDTGTVWLLMTGNRGDDGESAIIGETSKDTRRAFVTCSGDDGVTWSEPREITSDVKQPNWTWYATGPGAGIQIERGPHRGRLLIACDHIEAGTRDGYSHVVYSDDHGETWRLGGRAPQPKTDECEVVELTGDRLMLNMRNNNPVLHARQVAVSGDGGLTWTDQRFDPALIEPVCQASIRRYSWPEQGESVILFSNPASESGRVNMTVRASYDEGTTWPIAKTLHPGPSAYSCLAVVPSGEIACLYEAGQENFRESIVLAILTLEWLKQE, via the coding sequence ATGACACCTCTGGTGCACAGCGCGTTGTTCACCAGCGGCGAGGGGGGGTATCACACCTACCGCATCCCGGCAATCATCGCGACTTCGCGCGGTACGATCCTCGCGTTCTGCGAAGGCCGCAGGCATGGCCCCAGCGACAGCGGGGACATTGACCTGCTCCTCAAACGCTCGACCGACGGCGGGCGGACGTGGAGCGAGCAGCGGGTCGTGTGGGATGACGGACCCAACACCTGCGGCAATCCATGCCCGGTGCTCGACCGCGACACGGGAACCGTCTGGCTCCTTATGACGGGGAACCGCGGTGATGACGGGGAAAGCGCAATCATCGGCGAGACGAGCAAGGACACGCGGCGCGCCTTCGTCACCTGCTCCGGGGATGACGGCGTCACGTGGTCCGAGCCCCGGGAAATCACGTCAGACGTCAAGCAGCCCAACTGGACCTGGTACGCGACCGGCCCGGGGGCAGGCATACAGATCGAGCGAGGCCCGCACCGGGGGCGGCTGCTCATTGCCTGTGACCATATCGAGGCAGGGACCAGGGACGGCTACTCCCATGTCGTCTATTCCGACGACCACGGGGAGACGTGGCGGCTCGGCGGTCGTGCGCCGCAGCCTAAGACCGACGAGTGCGAGGTCGTGGAACTGACCGGCGATCGGCTCATGCTTAACATGCGGAACAACAACCCCGTGCTGCACGCCCGCCAGGTCGCAGTCAGCGGCGACGGTGGGCTGACGTGGACCGATCAGCGCTTCGATCCGGCCCTGATCGAGCCGGTCTGCCAGGCGAGCATCCGCCGGTATTCCTGGCCCGAGCAAGGCGAGAGCGTCATTCTGTTCTCGAACCCCGCCAGCGAGAGCGGCCGCGTCAACATGACCGTGCGCGCGAGCTATGACGAGGGCACAACCTGGCCCATCGCGAAGACGCTTCACCCCGGGCCGAGCGCCTACTCATGCCTGGCGGTGGTGCCCAGCGGGGAGATCGCGTGCCTGTACGAGGCGGGGCAGGAGAACTTCAGGGAATCCATCGTCCTGGCGATACTCACGTTGGAATGGCTGAAGCAGGAATGA
- a CDS encoding DUF192 domain-containing protein: protein MAPTVSVIGALILALVTGCGSNVITSAPEVQFTKEGELWFVRQATAETIARIDIEIADTPAERTQGLMHRSYLPPDAGMLFIFESSGPLTFWMKDTLIPLDVIFVSEAKQIVSIAQNTTPLSETLIPSGGNAMYVVEVNAGFCDARGIAAGDTMDFVRTRAGD from the coding sequence ATGGCTCCAACAGTCTCCGTAATAGGCGCGCTCATACTAGCGCTCGTGACGGGCTGCGGTTCGAACGTCATCACGAGTGCGCCGGAAGTGCAGTTCACCAAAGAGGGCGAGTTGTGGTTCGTTCGCCAGGCCACCGCGGAGACGATTGCGCGGATTGACATTGAGATAGCCGATACGCCGGCGGAGCGCACACAAGGGCTGATGCACCGGAGCTATCTGCCCCCGGACGCCGGCATGCTGTTCATCTTCGAGTCCTCCGGGCCGCTGACATTCTGGATGAAAGACACCCTGATTCCGCTCGACGTCATCTTCGTCAGCGAGGCCAAGCAGATCGTGTCCATCGCGCAGAACACCACGCCGCTGTCGGAAACGCTGATACCGTCCGGCGGCAACGCGATGTACGTCGTCGAGGTAAACGCGGGATTCTGTGACGCACGCGGCATTGCGGCCGGTGACACGATGGACTTCGTCAGAACCAGGGCGGGCGACTGA
- a CDS encoding DegT/DnrJ/EryC1/StrS family aminotransferase yields MLKIGKQEADAAARVITSGKLFRFLPGKPGELGECAWFEKELAEKTGTKYALLVTSGTGALICALAGLGVGPGDEVIVPAYTFMASPAAVLAVGAVPIIAEVDESLMLDPADAEAKLTKRTAAIMPVHMSGLPANMDGVMRIARKHRLRVIEDACQADGGSYKGKRLGSIGHVGAFSFNYYKNITCGEGGAVVTDNPTIYERAIIQHDPGTAFRPHRADLSIEPFIGGAYRMNEILAAVLRVQLKRVDGLLAKMRNHKRRVVAAIADSGLRLLKNNDPEGDCATTLGLIFDSEDEARAFVTLIAPGGAWAYRPIDSGRHVYSNWDPILERRGAYHPAMNPYLRPENRGSKPGYSQNMCPRTTDLLSRAVLIGISPEWTVANRTQLIKAIKQAAREMGKR; encoded by the coding sequence ATGCTGAAGATCGGGAAGCAGGAGGCAGATGCGGCAGCTCGCGTCATCACGAGCGGAAAGCTCTTCCGGTTCCTGCCGGGCAAGCCGGGCGAGTTGGGCGAATGTGCGTGGTTCGAGAAAGAACTGGCGGAGAAGACGGGAACGAAGTACGCGCTGCTTGTGACGAGCGGCACGGGCGCGCTCATCTGCGCACTCGCGGGCCTTGGCGTGGGGCCGGGAGATGAAGTGATCGTGCCCGCCTACACGTTCATGGCCAGTCCGGCGGCGGTACTGGCGGTGGGCGCAGTGCCGATCATTGCCGAGGTTGACGAGTCCCTGATGCTCGACCCGGCGGACGCCGAAGCGAAGCTCACGAAACGCACCGCCGCGATCATGCCGGTGCACATGAGCGGGTTGCCGGCCAACATGGACGGGGTGATGCGCATCGCGCGCAAGCACCGGTTGCGGGTGATCGAGGACGCTTGTCAGGCCGACGGCGGATCGTACAAGGGCAAGCGCTTAGGTTCGATCGGGCACGTCGGCGCCTTCAGCTTCAACTACTACAAGAACATCACATGCGGCGAAGGCGGCGCGGTCGTCACCGATAACCCGACGATCTACGAGCGGGCCATCATCCAGCACGATCCCGGTACGGCGTTCCGGCCGCACCGCGCGGATCTTAGCATCGAGCCATTCATCGGCGGCGCATACCGAATGAATGAGATCCTTGCCGCGGTGCTGCGGGTGCAACTCAAGCGCGTGGACGGTCTCCTGGCAAAGATGCGCAATCACAAGCGGCGGGTCGTGGCGGCGATTGCCGATAGTGGTCTCAGACTCCTGAAGAACAACGATCCGGAGGGCGACTGCGCGACGACGCTCGGCCTGATCTTCGACAGCGAGGACGAGGCGCGGGCGTTCGTGACGCTGATCGCTCCCGGCGGCGCGTGGGCATATCGGCCGATTGACAGCGGGCGGCACGTGTACTCGAACTGGGATCCGATTCTGGAGCGGCGCGGGGCATATCACCCCGCGATGAACCCGTATCTGCGGCCCGAGAATAGGGGATCAAAGCCCGGTTATTCCCAGAACATGTGCCCGCGGACGACCGACCTGCTGAGCCGCGCGGTGTTGATCGGGATCAGCCCGGAGTGGACGGTGGCGAATCGAACGCAGTTGATCAAGGCGATCAAGCAAGCGGCGCGCGAGATGGGGAAACGGTAG
- a CDS encoding glutamine--tRNA ligase/YqeY domain fusion protein translates to MAGTHKPDAANTSGDRGEPSTDFIREAVKEDLQSGRFDRVHTRFPPEPNAYLHIGHAKAIWIDYGIAQEFGGLFNLRFDDTNPVREEQEFVDAIIEDVRWLGVDWGDRLLFGSDYFERQYELAIELIKQGKAYVCDLSPEEVIETRGTPTEPGVESPYRNRSVEENLDLFQRMRAGEFPDGSRTLRARIDMASGNLNLRDPVMYRIRHAEHHRQGNNWCIYPMYDWAHPLQDSIEGITHSLCSLEYENHRPLYDWFLDQLGIFHPRQIEFARLNLSYTVMSKRRFIELVNGDRVRGYDDPRLPTLAGLRRRGYTPEAIREFCSRIGVAKNYNVVDVAVLEDCARDDLNKRSPRVMAVMNPLKVVLVNYPEGQVEELDAVNNPEDPSAGTRKVPFARELFIEREDFREEPPPKFYRLAPGREVRLRYAYFIKCVDVVKDERGEIAEVHCTYDPETRGGDAPDGRKAKVTLHWVSAQHAVPAEARIYDHLFVKPDPDEVEEGQDYLSNLNPKSLEVTTCHVEPSVIGTPPGTRYQFERQGYFCVDPDSTREKLCFNRTVTLRDTWARAQKAMKKRR, encoded by the coding sequence ATGGCTGGAACGCACAAGCCGGATGCGGCGAATACGAGCGGGGATCGCGGCGAACCGTCAACCGACTTCATCCGCGAGGCGGTCAAGGAGGACTTGCAGAGCGGCAGGTTCGACCGCGTGCACACGCGCTTTCCGCCTGAGCCGAACGCCTACCTCCACATCGGCCATGCGAAGGCGATCTGGATTGACTACGGCATCGCCCAGGAGTTCGGCGGCCTGTTCAACCTGCGGTTCGATGACACCAACCCCGTCAGGGAAGAACAGGAATTCGTTGACGCCATCATCGAGGACGTGCGCTGGCTTGGGGTTGACTGGGGCGACCGGCTGCTCTTCGGCTCCGATTACTTCGAGCGGCAGTACGAGTTGGCCATCGAACTCATCAAGCAGGGCAAGGCCTATGTCTGCGACCTGTCGCCGGAAGAGGTCATCGAGACGCGCGGCACGCCGACCGAGCCTGGCGTTGAGAGCCCGTACCGCAACCGCAGCGTCGAGGAGAATTTGGACCTGTTCCAGCGCATGCGCGCGGGCGAGTTCCCGGACGGGTCGCGCACGCTTCGCGCTCGAATTGACATGGCTTCGGGCAACCTCAACCTTCGCGATCCCGTGATGTACCGTATCCGGCACGCCGAGCACCACCGCCAGGGCAACAACTGGTGCATCTACCCGATGTACGACTGGGCGCACCCCTTGCAGGACTCCATTGAAGGGATCACGCACTCCCTGTGCTCGCTGGAATACGAGAACCACCGTCCGCTGTATGACTGGTTCCTGGATCAGCTCGGCATCTTCCACCCGCGCCAGATCGAGTTCGCGCGCCTTAACCTGTCGTACACCGTGATGAGCAAGCGTCGGTTTATCGAACTCGTCAACGGCGACCGCGTCCGCGGGTATGATGACCCGCGCTTGCCGACATTGGCCGGGCTGCGGCGGCGCGGCTATACCCCGGAGGCCATCCGCGAGTTCTGCAGCAGGATCGGAGTGGCCAAGAACTACAACGTGGTTGATGTCGCCGTGCTGGAGGACTGCGCGCGCGATGACCTGAACAAGCGGTCACCGCGCGTGATGGCAGTGATGAACCCGTTGAAGGTCGTCCTGGTCAACTACCCCGAGGGCCAGGTCGAGGAACTGGATGCCGTGAACAATCCCGAGGATCCGAGCGCCGGGACGCGCAAGGTGCCGTTCGCGCGCGAGTTGTTTATCGAGCGCGAAGACTTCCGTGAGGAGCCGCCGCCGAAGTTCTACCGCCTGGCTCCGGGGCGAGAGGTGCGACTGCGCTACGCCTACTTCATCAAGTGCGTCGATGTGGTGAAGGACGAGCGCGGCGAGATAGCGGAGGTGCATTGCACCTACGATCCGGAGACGCGGGGCGGCGATGCGCCGGACGGCCGGAAGGCCAAGGTCACGCTGCATTGGGTTTCGGCGCAGCACGCGGTTCCCGCGGAGGCGCGCATCTACGACCACCTCTTCGTGAAGCCGGATCCCGACGAAGTGGAAGAGGGGCAGGACTACTTGTCAAACCTGAACCCAAAGTCACTGGAAGTGACGACCTGCCATGTGGAGCCAAGCGTCATCGGCACCCCGCCGGGCACGCGCTATCAGTTCGAACGGCAGGGGTATTTCTGCGTTGATCCCGACTCGACGCGGGAGAAGCTTTGCTTCAACCGCACGGTTACCCTGCGCGACACCTGGGCCAGGGCGCAGAAGGCGATGAAGAAACGCCGCTGA
- a CDS encoding DUF4838 domain-containing protein — protein MSITNEHSALVISILLAACTASQSTGSSFTLARKGRPACTIVVAADPTPAARLAALELQHHVLKITGADVPIATDKQSVTGPRVLVGESAATRKIGLRGSDFSPQEYLIAFRPETLILIGRDWEDTEDNRAEPGRSMAGSLSDLRHRVDYWKTVGCPQRSTGEIELPGVFDDQGTCYAAYDFLERFCGVRWYGPAQVNIVCPSRATLTIRGTDIRRAPALKHRSALWNGSWPFMSGQWGSVTRPEVVLYWRRLRLGGEKWAANHTFHGRTVESVFNDPAYQAEGPGRGSQLCYSHPKLVAHVARMARDFFDRKAEVAEGCLAVGDYFAIVPDDNPNFCRCAACRALLETGVDRATGQFSSGWASDYWFTFVNAVAREVGKTHPDKYIATLAYWCYAYPPRDFEIEANVSVAPCLHVCYYPVHYGIRDNDMRLYKGWLDQTKAPMFMWTYYHHPMEAGLVNGWKCFPHFMVHETARAMRMFMKDGIRGIFVCGEPDQLEAYVMVKLWDEPGQDVDGLMEEFFRLYFGGAAESMNKFYSRIEEIASDPANYSAQYQTAASISWESVAWEQLGTAERLEELGALIAEAEAGAQTELEKQRVALWREAIWQWMVDGRAQHLAR, from the coding sequence ATGTCTATCACAAACGAACATTCCGCGCTGGTCATTTCCATCCTGCTCGCAGCATGCACTGCGAGCCAATCCACTGGATCATCCTTCACCCTGGCGCGCAAGGGCCGACCGGCGTGTACCATCGTCGTGGCCGCCGATCCGACGCCGGCGGCCCGGTTGGCGGCGCTGGAGCTCCAGCACCATGTCCTCAAGATCACCGGCGCTGATGTGCCCATAGCCACCGACAAGCAAAGCGTCACGGGGCCGCGGGTTCTCGTTGGTGAAAGCGCCGCCACGCGGAAAATCGGCCTGCGCGGATCGGACTTTTCGCCGCAGGAATATCTTATTGCATTCCGGCCCGAGACGCTGATTCTTATCGGCCGCGACTGGGAGGATACCGAGGACAACCGTGCGGAGCCGGGCAGGAGTATGGCGGGGAGTCTCTCGGATCTGCGGCACCGGGTGGACTACTGGAAGACGGTTGGTTGTCCCCAGCGGAGCACCGGGGAAATCGAGCTTCCCGGCGTCTTTGACGACCAGGGGACCTGTTATGCGGCCTACGACTTTCTGGAGCGCTTTTGCGGGGTGCGGTGGTACGGACCGGCGCAAGTCAACATTGTGTGTCCCAGCCGCGCGACCCTGACCATCCGCGGAACCGATATCCGCCGCGCGCCGGCCCTGAAGCATCGCAGTGCCCTGTGGAACGGCAGTTGGCCTTTCATGAGCGGCCAGTGGGGAAGCGTGACGAGGCCGGAGGTCGTGCTGTACTGGAGGCGGCTGCGGCTGGGCGGCGAGAAATGGGCGGCGAATCACACCTTTCATGGACGGACCGTGGAATCCGTGTTCAACGATCCGGCGTACCAGGCCGAGGGGCCGGGTCGCGGCTCACAGCTGTGCTACTCGCACCCGAAACTGGTTGCCCACGTGGCCCGAATGGCACGCGATTTCTTCGACCGCAAAGCCGAGGTCGCGGAGGGGTGCCTGGCGGTGGGGGACTACTTCGCGATCGTTCCTGACGACAACCCAAATTTCTGCCGGTGCGCCGCATGTAGGGCTCTGTTAGAGACCGGAGTAGACCGGGCGACCGGGCAGTTCAGCAGTGGGTGGGCCAGCGACTACTGGTTCACGTTTGTCAACGCGGTCGCGCGCGAGGTCGGCAAGACGCACCCCGACAAGTACATCGCCACTCTCGCCTACTGGTGTTACGCCTATCCGCCTCGGGACTTCGAAATCGAGGCGAACGTCTCTGTGGCTCCCTGCTTGCACGTCTGCTACTACCCGGTGCACTACGGGATACGCGACAACGACATGAGGCTCTACAAGGGGTGGCTGGACCAGACCAAGGCGCCGATGTTCATGTGGACCTACTATCATCATCCCATGGAGGCGGGCCTCGTCAACGGGTGGAAGTGCTTCCCGCACTTCATGGTTCACGAGACGGCGCGCGCGATGCGGATGTTCATGAAAGACGGCATCAGAGGGATATTTGTGTGCGGTGAGCCGGATCAGCTTGAGGCCTACGTGATGGTCAAGTTGTGGGACGAGCCGGGTCAAGATGTGGACGGGCTAATGGAGGAATTCTTCCGTTTGTATTTCGGCGGCGCTGCTGAATCGATGAACAAGTTCTACTCGCGGATTGAGGAGATCGCCTCCGACCCGGCCAACTACTCAGCGCAATACCAAACGGCGGCAAGCATATCCTGGGAAAGCGTCGCCTGGGAGCAACTGGGAACTGCGGAGAGATTGGAGGAGCTGGGTGCGCTGATCGCCGAGGCGGAGGCAGGCGCGCAGACCGAATTAGAGAAGCAGCGCGTCGCCCTGTGGCGCGAGGCGATCTGGCAGTGGATGGTTGATGGGCGCGCGCAGCACCTTGCACGGTGA
- a CDS encoding exo-alpha-sialidase: protein MADPQAAQTANDPALQAPAVNVCPGPEYGDSTRAFQGIPGIERAKNGRLWAVWYGGGPGEGPQNYVVAVTSGDDGATWSPPVVVIDPPGSVRAFDPCLWHDPEGRLWLFWAQAYHHWDGRAGVWAIMTEDSEKEHPAWSPPRRICNGIMMNKPIVLSTGEWLLPVAVWQSPADFDDPRFTHNLGSEVGSNVFRSTDAGATFSLLGQAHIPQASADEHMIVERNDASLWMLVRTRYGIGESISTDRGETWSPGAPSAIQHIPTARFFIRRLSSGKLLRVTHDPPDGKTRSHLTAYLSYDDGTSWYGGLVVDERSQVSYPDAVQSPDGTIYLVYDRNRRSDREILMAAFTEEDVARGRFSSASRQRVLVNRAGGKPARQQPTDGD from the coding sequence ATGGCGGATCCTCAAGCCGCTCAAACCGCAAACGACCCCGCGCTCCAAGCGCCCGCCGTAAACGTCTGCCCCGGACCGGAATACGGGGACAGCACGCGCGCCTTCCAGGGTATTCCGGGCATCGAGCGCGCCAAGAATGGTCGCCTGTGGGCCGTCTGGTACGGCGGTGGGCCAGGGGAAGGGCCCCAGAACTACGTGGTGGCCGTGACCAGCGGCGACGACGGCGCAACGTGGAGCCCGCCGGTGGTCGTGATTGACCCACCGGGGAGCGTCCGGGCGTTCGATCCCTGCTTGTGGCATGATCCCGAGGGGCGGTTGTGGTTATTCTGGGCCCAGGCGTACCATCACTGGGATGGCCGGGCTGGAGTGTGGGCGATCATGACCGAGGACTCGGAGAAAGAGCATCCCGCCTGGTCGCCGCCGCGGCGCATCTGCAACGGGATAATGATGAACAAGCCCATCGTCCTCTCCACCGGCGAATGGCTTCTGCCGGTGGCCGTATGGCAGTCGCCCGCCGACTTCGACGACCCGCGCTTCACACACAACCTGGGCTCGGAGGTGGGATCGAATGTGTTCCGTTCCACCGACGCGGGGGCAACCTTCTCCCTGCTGGGCCAGGCGCACATTCCTCAGGCCTCTGCGGATGAGCATATGATCGTGGAGCGCAACGACGCCAGCCTGTGGATGCTGGTGCGCACGCGCTACGGCATCGGCGAAAGCATTTCCACGGACCGAGGCGAGACGTGGAGCCCGGGAGCGCCCTCCGCCATCCAGCACATTCCGACCGCGCGCTTCTTCATCCGCAGGCTGAGTTCGGGGAAGCTGCTGCGCGTCACACACGACCCGCCCGACGGCAAGACGCGCTCCCACCTCACGGCCTATTTGTCCTATGACGACGGCACGAGTTGGTATGGCGGCCTGGTCGTGGATGAGCGATCTCAGGTGTCCTACCCGGATGCGGTGCAAAGCCCGGACGGCACGATCTACCTGGTCTATGATCGCAATCGTCGCTCGGACAGGGAGATACTCATGGCCGCGTTCACCGAAGAGGATGTTGCCCGCGGGCGGTTCTCGTCGGCGTCGCGACAGCGCGTGCTGGTGAACCGAGCCGGGGGCAAGCCGGCACGGCAGCAGCCGACAGATGGGGACTAA